The Mycolicibacterium flavescens genomic interval CCGATGGTCGAGCAGCTGGGCCTTGGTGCACCCGTTGAGGTGCGACAGCCCGGCCCGGTGCTGCATCAGCTCGCGCACCGTGATCGCGGCCTTGCCCTTGACGCCGAACTCGGGCCAGTACTCGGCCACCGGGGTGTCGTAGTCGATCAGGCCGCGGTCGGCGAGTCGGTGGATGACAGTGGACGCCATGCCCTTGGTGACCGAGAAGACCATCGCACCGGTGTCAGCGTTCCAGTACTGCGTGCCGCGGCGGTCCGAGTAACCGGTCCACACGTCGACGACGGGCTCACCGTGCAAGTAGATCGACAGGGCGCCGCCGCCGTAGCGACGACCAGGGAACAGTCGCGAGAAAGCACGCAGGGTGCAGGCGAAATTGGAATCGGCAGCGCCCTGGACACCGTGCGGAAGCGCGACGCTGCGCTCCCGTTTGTTGACACCCGTCACAATTTATTTAATTTACTCGCAGCCCCGGCAAATAAACCTACCGTTACCTATTTGTTAGGTTCGCGCATGTCAGAGGCGTCGAGCAGCTGCTGCGCAGCAAGCGCGGGAGTCAGCTCGCCGTCGCGGACCTGACGTTCGATCTCGGCGCGCATCCGCTTCACGTTCGGGTTCGACAGCACCCGGTCGAGGACCGAATCCCGCACCATCGACCAGGTCCACTCGACTTGCTGAGCGCGCCTGCGGCTTTCGAACTCCCCCGCCTCGGTGAGCACGTCGCGGTGCTTGAGCACCGTCGCCCACAGCTCCTCGAGGCCCGTCCTCTCCAGCGCGCTCATCGTGAGAACCGGTGGGCGCCACAGTGTTTCGCGGGGATAAATGAGGCGAATGGCACCGGCGAGCTCACGGGCGGCCCGTTTTGCCTCGATCGCGTGCTCGCCGTCGGCCTTGTTCACCACGACGATGTCGGCGAGTTCGAGCACGCCCTTCTTGATGCCCTGCAGCTGATCGCCGGTGCGCGCGAGCGTGAGGAACACGAAGGTGTCGACCATGTTGGCCACGGTCACCTCGGACTGCCCGACGCCGACCGTCTCGACCAGGACCACGTCGAAACCGGCCGCCTCCAACAGCACGATCGTCTCGCGGGTCGCCTTGGCGACGCCGCCGAGTGTGCCCGAGGTGGGCGATGGGCGGATGTAGGCGTCGGGATGCACGGCCAACTGCGCCATGCGGGTCTTGTCGCCCAGGATCGAGCCCCTGGTCCTGGTCGACGAGGGATCGACGGCCAGCACGGCGACGCGGTGTCCCTGGTTGATCAGGTACATGCCGAGCGCCTCGATCGTCGTCGACTTGCCGACGCCGGGCACGCCGGTGATCCCGACATGCAGCGAGTTGCCCGCGTGCTCAGTCAGCTTCAGCAGCAGTTCCTGGGCCTGCTCGCGGTGGTCGACGCGCGTCGACTCCACCAGCGTGATGGCTCTTGCCAGGGCGGCACGGTCGCCGTCCGCCACGGCGGCCGCAAGGTCGGCGGTCGGATCGGCCATCTAGTCGAGGCGGTAGCCCAGCCGATCGGCCAGCTTGTGCAGGAGGCCGACCGCCGCGTCCGCGATCACCGTGCCGGGCGGGAAGATCGCGGTGGCTCCGGCGGCGTAGAGCTCGTCGAAGTCGCCGGGCGGGATGACGCCGCCGACCACGATCATGATGTCGGGCCGACCCACCTCGGCGAGCGCTTCGCGCAGCGCGGGCACCAGGGTCAGGTGCCCGGCCGCGAGCGATGAGACGCCGACGACGTGCACGTCGTTGTCGGCGGCCTGCCGTGCGACCTCCTCGGGGGTGGAGAACAGCGAGCCGACGTCGACGTCGAAGCCGATGTCGGCGAACGCGGTCGCGATCACCTTCTGCCCGCGGTCGTGGCCGTCCTGGCCCATCTTCGCGATCAGGATGCGCGGCTGGCGACCGTCGGCCTCGGCGAACTTCTGCACGAGGTCGGTGGCTTTTGTGATGTTGCTGACCCCTGCACCCCCCATCTCATCGCGGTAGACGCCGGCGATCGTACGGATCTCGGCGACGTGGCGCCCGTAGACCCGCTCGAGCGCATCGGAGATCTCACCGACGGTGGCCTTGGCCCGCGCGGCGTTGATGGCCAGGGCGAGCAGGTTGTTGCCCAGCCCGTCCTCGCCCGCCGGTCCGCGGGCACCCGCCGCCCGGCTCAGCTCGGCCAGCGCGGCGTCCACCTCGGCCTGATCGCGTTCGGCGCGCAGCCGCTCGAGTTTTGCGAGCTGCTCGGCCCGCACCCGGCTGTTCTCGACCTTGAGGACCTCGACCTCGTGGTCCTCGTCGACTTGGTACTTGTTGACGCCGATCACCGTCTGCTGGCCGGAGTCGATGCGCGCCTGGGTGCGCGCGGCGGCCTCCTCGATGCGCAGTTTCGGGATGCCGTCGGAGATCGCCTGCGCCATTCCGCCGTGCTCGACGACCTCGCCGATGTGCATCCGCGCCGCGGTGGCCAGCTGGTGGGTCAGCCACTCGACGTAGTACGAGCCGCCCCACGGATCGATCGGCCGCGTGGTGCCCGACTCCTGCTGCAGCACCAACTGGGTGTTGCGCGCGATGCGGGCCGAGAAGTCAGTCGGCAATGCCAGCGCCTCGTCAAGCGCGTTGGTGTGCAACGACTGGGTGTGCCCCTGCGTCGCGGCCATCGCCTCGATGCAGGTGCGCGCGACGTTGTTGAACGGGTCCTGAGCGGTCAACGACCACCCCGACGTCTGCGAATGGGTGCGCAATGACCTGGATTTGGGGCTTTCGGGTCCAAATTCCGCGACCAGCTCGCTCCAGAGCAGCCGGCCGGCCCGCAGCTTGGCGACCTCCATGAAGAAGTTCATGCCGATGCCCCAGAAGAACGAAAGGCGCGGCGCGAACTTGTCGACGTCGAGCCCGGCATCGAGGCCGGCCTTGATGTACTCGACACCGTCGGCCAGCGTGTAGGCCAACTCGAGATCGGCTGTGGCACCGGCTTCCTGGATGTGGTAGCCCGAGATCGAGATCGAGTTGAACTTAGGCATCTTCGTGCTGGTGTAGCCGAAGATGTCGGAGATGATCCGCATCGACTCCTTCGGCGGATAGATGTAGGTGTTGCGGACCATGAACTCTTTGAGGATGTCGTTCTGAATGGTCCCGGCCAACTTCTCCGGCGGCACGCCCTGCTCTTCGGCGGCGACGACGTACAGCGCCAGGATCGGCAGCACCGCGCCGTTCATCGTCATCGACACCGACACGGTCGACAGGTCGATGCCGTCGAAAAGCTGACGCATGTCGAGGATGGAGTCGATTGCTACGCCTGCCATTCCGACGTCGCCCTGCACCCGCGGATGGTCCGAGTCGTAACCGCGATGGGTGGCCAGGTCGAACGCCACCGAGAGGCCCTTCTGCCCCGCTGCCAGGTTGCGCCGGTAGAACGCGTTGGACTCCGCGGCGGTGGAGAAACCCGCGTACTGGCGGATGGTCCACGGCTGGTTGACGTACATGGTGGGGTACGGGCCCCGCACGAAGGGCGGTTGGCCCGGGAAGGTGTCGAGCGGATATCCGGCGGCGACGGCGGCGTCGCGGTCGGCCCCGATGTAGACGGGCTTGACGTCGATACCCTCCGGCGTCACCCAGTCCACTTGGTCGGCGCTGTATCCGTGCGTCGTGGCGGCCGCTTCGACATGGGCGGTGACGGCGGCCTCGGTCGGCGGGTCGGCACGCTTCTCGCCGTGCAGCGGGACTCCGGCGAAACTCCCGATGGTCTTTCCGATCCCGGCTGTGGCAGTCACCTCAGGCCCCCAATCTGGTGAGCAGGTCCGACAGGGTGGCGACCGCGTCGATCTTCGCGGTCAGGTAGCCGTCCGGCTTGGAATGGGCTTCCGCGACGGCCTTTTCCGGCCCGGCGAGCAGCACATGCGATACGCCCGTCTCGCGTGCCGAGTCGACCGCGGCCGAGGCTTCCTCTCCGTAGCGGGTGTCGGTGCCGCAGATCACGGCGATCGGCGGTGTCTGCTCCGCCTCGGTCACCGCTTCGATACCGCCCGACGCGAGCAGGTTCGTGGCGAAGGTGGTGCGCACGTTGTGTTCGGCGAGTGGACCGAGCGGCAGCAGCAACACCTTCGGCCTGGCCCCGGTCCTCTCGAGGAAAGCGTCGGAGCGGTCCCGCAGCTCCTCGAAGCCCGCCGCGTAGCGGGCCACCCCCGGCAGCGAATCACCTTGCGGCAGAGCCGGATCGGCGATATTGGGAAACTCGTTGACACCGGTCAGCGCCGTTCGCCGGTGTGCGATGTCCTCGGCGCGCCGCTGGGCGACCTCGGCGATCTGGGCAACGATGTGATCACGAGCCTGTTCGAAGCCGCCGCGGGACTCGATGTCCTGGAAGTGCTTCCATGCCTGCTCGGCGAGCTCCTCGGTGAGGTCCTCCACATGCCAGGAACCCGCCGCCGGGTCGAGCACACGGCCAAGGTGCGACTCCTCGAGCAACAGCAGCTGGGTGTTGCGGGCCATTCGGCGCGCGAAGCTCGGCGCCGTCCCTGGGAACCCACCGGGGATCGCGACGTCGAACGGGTGGACCTGGATGGTGTCGGCCCCGCCGACACCGGCCGAGAAGGCGGCCACGGTGGTGCGCAACATGTTCACCCACGGATCGCGCTTGGACATCATCGGCAGCGACGTCATGGCGTGCAGGGTGACCGCTCCGTGCTCCGGCGCTCCGACGACCTCGGCGACCCTGGCCCACAGCAGGCGCGCGGCCCGCAGTTTGGCGATCGTCATGAACTGGTCGTCGTCGGCGGCGATGCGGAAACTGATCTGCCGCAACCCGTCCGGGACACAGATACCGCCCTCTTCCAGCTGCCGCAGGTAGCTCACCCCCGTTGACACCAGGCCGGCCAGCTCCCACGATGCGTTGGCGCCGAGGTTGTGGAACGCGGGTCCGTCGACGGTGACGGCGCGAACGCCGCCGCTGTAGTCGCCGAATTTGGCGGCGGTGGCCACGACGTCGGCGATCTCGGGAGCCGCGCGCCCGCTCAGCGGTGCGGTCAACGGGTCGGCGCCGAGGTCCACCGACAGCCGGGAGCGTTGGTCGGCGTCGAGGTCGCTCAACAGCCCGAGCACCGCGTCGGCGGCCGAAACGTAATCGGGCCCGGCGATTTCGAAGAGCACCGGGACGAGGTCGAGGAAGACACCGTCGAACAGCCGGTCCAACTCCGAAGCCGCGACGCCCGCGGGCGCGCCGACGCGGATGACGAGCGCGCTGACCCCCTCGGTGAGGCTGACCAACACGGCGCCGTTGGATTCGGCCAGGTTGCCGGGCCCGTTCACCGGGAACGCCTCGGCGACTTTCCAGCCGGCCTTGACGTCACGGAGCGCGTCACCGCCGCGCACGAACGGCCACTGCCCGGGCAGCGGAGGTTCGGGAAGCCCATCGGCGCTGGTGTACAGCGGGCGGATCGCGAAGCCGTCGTAGGTGGGCGAATCCAGCAGCCGCTCGGGCTCGGCGGGCAGATCGGCGGGATCGCGCCGGGTGCTCTTTGCCAGCACCGCGGCAACCGCTGAGCGCCAGCGCTCGCGATCGGCCTCGACCACAGTGGGTTTCTGCACGATCATCAGGCTAAATGATCGCAGTCACAGCGGTGTCTGCCGGTCGGTCGACTCGCGGTCCCGCGAACAGGTGGCTTCGGCCGCGGTTCCGTAGTCTTGGTAGACGTGAACTCCGTCGTCAGCACCCTGCGCGCGGCCCGAGGGGCGGTGATCGCGACGCTTTCGAGCGTCTCGCGGGTGCGTCTGGTCGGGTCCCTGGCGGCGATTGTGATTCTCGTCGCAGTTGCGTTGCTGGTCCCGGTG includes:
- a CDS encoding methylmalonyl-CoA mutase metallochaperone MeaB; the protein is MADPTADLAAAVADGDRAALARAITLVESTRVDHREQAQELLLKLTEHAGNSLHVGITGVPGVGKSTTIEALGMYLINQGHRVAVLAVDPSSTRTRGSILGDKTRMAQLAVHPDAYIRPSPTSGTLGGVAKATRETIVLLEAAGFDVVLVETVGVGQSEVTVANMVDTFVFLTLARTGDQLQGIKKGVLELADIVVVNKADGEHAIEAKRAARELAGAIRLIYPRETLWRPPVLTMSALERTGLEELWATVLKHRDVLTEAGEFESRRRAQQVEWTWSMVRDSVLDRVLSNPNVKRMRAEIERQVRDGELTPALAAQQLLDASDMREPNK
- the mutB gene encoding methylmalonyl-CoA mutase, which codes for MTATAGIGKTIGSFAGVPLHGEKRADPPTEAAVTAHVEAAATTHGYSADQVDWVTPEGIDVKPVYIGADRDAAVAAGYPLDTFPGQPPFVRGPYPTMYVNQPWTIRQYAGFSTAAESNAFYRRNLAAGQKGLSVAFDLATHRGYDSDHPRVQGDVGMAGVAIDSILDMRQLFDGIDLSTVSVSMTMNGAVLPILALYVVAAEEQGVPPEKLAGTIQNDILKEFMVRNTYIYPPKESMRIISDIFGYTSTKMPKFNSISISGYHIQEAGATADLELAYTLADGVEYIKAGLDAGLDVDKFAPRLSFFWGIGMNFFMEVAKLRAGRLLWSELVAEFGPESPKSRSLRTHSQTSGWSLTAQDPFNNVARTCIEAMAATQGHTQSLHTNALDEALALPTDFSARIARNTQLVLQQESGTTRPIDPWGGSYYVEWLTHQLATAARMHIGEVVEHGGMAQAISDGIPKLRIEEAAARTQARIDSGQQTVIGVNKYQVDEDHEVEVLKVENSRVRAEQLAKLERLRAERDQAEVDAALAELSRAAGARGPAGEDGLGNNLLALAINAARAKATVGEISDALERVYGRHVAEIRTIAGVYRDEMGGAGVSNITKATDLVQKFAEADGRQPRILIAKMGQDGHDRGQKVIATAFADIGFDVDVGSLFSTPEEVARQAADNDVHVVGVSSLAAGHLTLVPALREALAEVGRPDIMIVVGGVIPPGDFDELYAAGATAIFPPGTVIADAAVGLLHKLADRLGYRLD
- the mutA gene encoding methylmalonyl-CoA mutase, heterodimeric type, beta chain translates to MIVQKPTVVEADRERWRSAVAAVLAKSTRRDPADLPAEPERLLDSPTYDGFAIRPLYTSADGLPEPPLPGQWPFVRGGDALRDVKAGWKVAEAFPVNGPGNLAESNGAVLVSLTEGVSALVIRVGAPAGVAASELDRLFDGVFLDLVPVLFEIAGPDYVSAADAVLGLLSDLDADQRSRLSVDLGADPLTAPLSGRAAPEIADVVATAAKFGDYSGGVRAVTVDGPAFHNLGANASWELAGLVSTGVSYLRQLEEGGICVPDGLRQISFRIAADDDQFMTIAKLRAARLLWARVAEVVGAPEHGAVTLHAMTSLPMMSKRDPWVNMLRTTVAAFSAGVGGADTIQVHPFDVAIPGGFPGTAPSFARRMARNTQLLLLEESHLGRVLDPAAGSWHVEDLTEELAEQAWKHFQDIESRGGFEQARDHIVAQIAEVAQRRAEDIAHRRTALTGVNEFPNIADPALPQGDSLPGVARYAAGFEELRDRSDAFLERTGARPKVLLLPLGPLAEHNVRTTFATNLLASGGIEAVTEAEQTPPIAVICGTDTRYGEEASAAVDSARETGVSHVLLAGPEKAVAEAHSKPDGYLTAKIDAVATLSDLLTRLGA